In one window of Apus apus isolate bApuApu2 unplaced genomic scaffold, bApuApu2.pri.cur manual_scaffold_41_ctg1, whole genome shotgun sequence DNA:
- the LOC127396259 gene encoding olfactory receptor 14A16-like — MSNSSSISQFLLLAFADRRELQLLHFWLFLGIYLAALLGNGLIITTIAWDHHLHTPMYFFLLNLSLLDLGCISTTLPKAMANSLWDTRAISYSACAAQLLFFLFFFSAEYFLLTIMCYDRYVAICRPLHYGTLLGSRACVHMAAAAWASGFLYSLLHTASTFSLPLCQGNVLGQFFCEIPQILKLSCSHSYLRELGLLVVSAFFFFGCFVFMVVSYVQIFRAVLRIPSQQGRHKAFSTCLPHLAVVSLFISTGMIAYLKPPSISSPSLDLVLAVLYSVVPPALNPLIYSMRNQELQDAVQKLVTGGFS, encoded by the coding sequence atgtccaacagcagctccatcagccagttcctcctcctggcattcgcagacaggcgggagctgcagctcctgcacttctggctcttcctgggcatctacctggctgccctcctgggcaacggcctcatcatcaccaccatcgcctgggaccaccacctccacacccccatgtacttcttcctgctcaacctctccctcctcgacctgggctgcatctccaccaccctccccaaagccatggccaattccctctgggacaccagggccatctcctactcagcatgtgctgcacagctcttgttctttcttttctttttctcagcagagtattttcttctcaccatcatgtgctatgaccgctacgtggccatctgcagacccctgcactacgggaccctcctgggcagcagagcttgtgtccacatggcagcagctgcctgggcctctgggtttctttattccctgctgcacacagccagtacattttcactgcccctctgccagggcaatgtcctgggacagttcttctgtgaaatcccccagatcctcaagctctcctgctcacactcctacctcagggaacttgGGCTTCTTGTGGttagtgccttttttttctttggctgttttgtcttcatggtggtgtcctatgtgcagatcttcagggctgtgctgaggatcccctctcagcagggaaggcacaaagccttttccacctgcctccctcacctggccgtggtctcccTCTTCATCAGCACTGGCATGAttgcctacctgaagcccccctccatctcctccccatccctggacctggtgctggcagttctgtactcagtggtgcctccagcactgaaccccctcatctacagcatgaggaaccaggagctccAGGATGCTGTGCAGAAACTGGTGACTGGAGGATTTTCATAA